One Saimiri boliviensis isolate mSaiBol1 chromosome 5, mSaiBol1.pri, whole genome shotgun sequence genomic window carries:
- the ECEL1 gene encoding endothelin-converting enzyme-like 1, whose protein sequence is MEPPYSLTAHYDEFQEVKYVSRCGAGGARGASLPPGFPLGATRSAAGARAGLPRWNRREVCLLSGLVFAAGLCAILAAMLALKYLGPVAAGGGACPEGCPERKAFARAARFLAANLDASIDPCQDFYSFACGGWLRRHAIPDDKLTYGTIAAIGEQNEERLRRLLARPGGGPGGAAQRKVRAFFRSCLDMREIERLGPRPMLEVIEDCGGWDLGGAAERPGVSARWDLNRLLYKAQGEYSAAALFSLTVSLDDRNSSRYVIRIDQDGLTLPERTLYLAQDEESEKILAAYRVFMERVLSLLGADAVEQKAQEILQVEQRLANITVSEYDDLRRDVSSMYNKVTLGQLQKITPHLQWKWLLDQIFQEDFSEEEEVVLLATDYMQQVSQLIRSTPRRVLHNYLVWRVVVVLSEHLSPPFREALHELAREMEGSDKPQELARVCLGQANRHFGMALGALFVHEHFSAASKAKVQQLVEDIKYILGQRLEELDWMDAETRAAARAKLQYMMVMVGYPDFLLKPDAVDKEYEFEVHEKTYFKNILNSIRFSIQLSVKKIRQEVDKSTWLLPPQALNAYYLPNKNQMVFPAGILQPTLYDPDFPQSLNYGGIGTIIGHELTHGYDDWGGQYDRSGNLLHWWTEASYSRFLRKAECIVRLYDNFTVYNQRVNGKHTLGENIADMGGLKLAYHAYQKWVREHGPEHPLPRLKYTHDQLFFIAFAQNWCIKRRSQSIYLQVLTDKHAPEHYRVLGSVSQFGEFGRAFHCPKDSPMNPAHKCSVW, encoded by the exons ATGGAGCCGCCGTATTCGCTGACGGCTCACTACGACGAGTTCCAGGAGGTCAAGTACGTGAGCCGCTGCGGCGCGGGGGGCGCGCGCGGGGCCTCCCTGCCCCCGGGCTTTCCCTTGGGCGCTACGCGGAGCGCCGCGGGGGCCCGGGCCGGGCTGCCGCGGTGGAACCGGCGCGAGGTGTGCCTGCTGTCGGGGCTGGTGTTCGCCGCCGGCCTCTGCGCCATCCTGGCGGCTATGCTGGCGCTCAAGTACCTGGGCCCGGTCGCGGCGGGCGGCGGCGCCTGTCCGGAAGGCTGTCCTGAGCGCAAGGCCTTCGCGCGTGCCGCTCGCTTTCTGGCAGCCAACCTGGACGCCAGCATCGACCCATGCCAGGACTTCTACTCGTTCGCCTGCGGCGGCTGGCTGCGGCGCCACGCCATCCCCGACGACAAGCTCACCTATGGCACCATCGCGGCCATCGGCGAGCAGAACGAGGAGCGCCTGCGGCGCTTGCTGGCGCGGCCCGGGGGTGGACCTGGCGGCGCGGCCCAGCGCAAGGTGCGGGCTTTCTTCCGCTCGTGCCTCGACATGCGCGAGATCGAGCGACTGGGCCCGCGGCCCATGCTGGAGGTCATTGAGGACTGCGGAggctgggacctgggaggcgcGGCGGAGCGCCCGGGAGTCTCGGCGCGATGGGACCTCAACCGACTGCTGTACAAGGCACAGGGCGAGTACAGCGCCGCCGCGCTCTTCTCGCTTACGGTCAGCCTGGACGACAGGAACTCCTCGCGCTACGTCATCCGC ATTGACCAGGATGGGCTTACTCTGCCAGAGAGGACCCTGTACCTAGCTCAGGATGAGGAGAGTGAGAAG ATCCTGGCAGCATACAGGGTGTTCATGGAGCGAgtgctcagcctcctgggtgcagACGCTGTGGAGCAGAAGGCCCAGGAGATCCTGCAGGTGGAGCAGCGGCTGGCCAAT ATCACTGTGTCAGAGTATGATGACCTACGGCGAGATGTCAGCTCCATGTACAACAAGGTGACGTTGGGGCAGCTGCAGAAGATCACCCCCCAC TTGCAGTGGAAGTGGCTGCTAGACCAGATCTTCCAGGAGGACTTctcagaggaagaggaggtggtgCTGCTGGCAACAGACTACATGCAGCAGGTGTCCCAGCTCATCCGCTCCACACCGCGCCG GGTCCTGCACAACTACCTGGTGTGGCGTGTGGTGGTGGTCCTGAGTGAGCACCTGTCTCCGCCATTCCGTGAGGCGCTGCATGAGCTGGCACGGGAGATGGAGGGCAGCGACAAGCCACAGGAGCTGGCCCGGGTCTGCCTGGGCCAGGCCAACCGCCACTTTGGCATGGCACTTGGTGCCCTCTTTGTACATGAGCACTTCTCAGCTGCCAGCAAAGCCAAG GTGCAGCAGCTGGTGGAAGACATCAAGTACATCCTGGGCCAGCGCCTGGAGGAGCTGGACTGGATGGACGCTGAGACCAGGGCTGCCGCTCGGGCCAAG CTCCAGTACATGATGGTGATGGTCGGCTACCCAGACTTCCTGCTGAAACCCGATGCTGTGGACAAGGAGTATGAG TTTGAGGTCCACGAGAAGACTTACTTCAAGAACATCTTGAACAGCATCCGCTTCAGCATCCAGCTGTCAGTCAAGAAGATTCGGCAGGAGGTGGACAAGTCCAC CTGGCTGCTCCCCCCACAGGCGCTCAACGCCTACTATCTACCCAACAAGAACCAGATGG TGTTTCCTGCGGGCATCCTGCAGCCCACCCTGTACGACCCTGACTTCCCACA GTCTCTCAACTATGGGGGCATCGGCACCATCATTGGACACGAGCTGACCCACGGCTATGATGACTGGG GGGGCCAGTACGACCGCTCGGGGAACCTGCTGCACTGGTGGACGGAGGCCTCCTACAGCCGCTTCCTGCGAAAGGCCGAGTGCATCGTCCGTCTCTATGACAACTTCACTGTCTACAACCAGCGG GTGAATGGGAAGCACACGCTTGGGGAGAACATTGCAGACATGGGCGGCCTCAAGCTGGCCTACCAC GCCTATCAGAAGTGGGTGCGGGAGCATGGCCCAGAGCACCCGCTGCCCCGGCTCAAGTACACACATGACCAGCTCTTCTTCATTGCCTTTGCCCAG AACTGGTGCATCAAGCGACGGTCGCAGTCCATCTACCTGCAGGTGCTGACCGACAAGCACGCCCCTGAGCACTACAG ggTGCTGGGCAGCGTGTCCCAGTTTGGGGAGTTCGGCCGGGCTTTCCACTGTCCCAAGGACTCGCCCATGAACCCTGCCCACAAGTGCTCCGTGTGGTGA